The Novibacillus thermophilus genome segment ATCCCGCAAATCCGTGTGGGCGTCAAAGTGCAACACGACGAGATCAGGGTAATGTTCGGCCACTGCTTGAATGCACGGCAGTGAGATAAGGTGTTCACCGCCGAGAACGAACGGGACCTTCTTGTCTTGAACCACCTCCTTGACGCCTTTATAGATGATGTTCAAACTTTCATCGACATTGCCGAAAGGAAGGACGAGATCACCTTTGTCGTAGACCGGTACATTTGATAAGTGTCGGTCGACGTAAGGGCTGTATTCTTCTAAACCGTAAGACGCATGGCGTATCCCCTGGGGACCGAAACGCGTCCCGGTTTTAAAACTGACCGAGTAGTCCATCGGTGCGCCGACAATGACCACTTTTGCTTGGTCGTAATCCGATTGCGTGTAGTTGAAAACACCTGTTGACTGCCATTTGCGGTTGAGTTCTGTCAATGTCGATACCTCCTAAGATACATTTTCTTTTTTCATGCGGATGCGTTCAGCAATAATGACAATGGTGAGCGTCACGATTAACATGATCGTCGAAAGGGCGTTAATTTCAGGCGTTACTCCGAACTTCACCATCGAGAAAATTTTTAACGGCAACGTCGTACTGCTCGGTCCGGCAACGAAGAAACTGATGATGACGTCGTCAATGGAAAGGGTAAAGGCGAGCAGAGCTCCGGCGACAATGCCAGGCGCGATAATCGGGAGGGTTACTCTTACAAACGTCTGCCACTCATTGGCGCCGAGATCCATGGCCGCCTCTTCTATCGACCGGTCAAACCCTTCTAACCGGGCACGGACGACGACGACGACAAAGGGAACGCTGAACGTAATGTGGGCGATGACTAATGTTGTGATCCCCAGCGGTATTTCGACAGTCGCAAAAAAAGCTAACAAAGAAATGCCCATCACGATTTCCGGGATCACGATCGGCAAGTAGAGCATGCCGTCTAAAGCTGTTTTTCCTCGAAAGTGGTAGCGGTACATCCCGACGGCTGCTAATGTCCCGATCATGGTCGATGCGATTGTCGAAATGAACGCCACTGTCAGACTGACTTTTGTGGCATCGAGAACGTCGGTGTTTTGCAGCAGCGCCCCGTACCAGTCAAATGTGAACCCTGTCCAGACAGCATTTAAGCGCGACTGGTTGAACGAAAAGGCGATGAGGATGACGATCGGGATATACAAAAACGCGTAAATGAACCCGGCGTACAGGATGGATGGCCAACGGTTCAGTCGGCGTTTCATTACAGCACCTCCATTCCTTTCTTGTCCCCGCCAGAACGCAAGTAAATGAGAACAAATATTAGCGTGAGGATCATCAATATGACGGAAGCGGCTGAACCAAAGGGCCAATCCCTCGCCGTTAGAAATTGGTTCCTGATTAAGTTTCCAATGAGCATGGTCTTCGATCCTCCCATTAAGTCAGGGATAAAAAACAGACCTAATGTCGGGATGAAGACGAGAAGGCATCCGGCGACGACGCCTGGCATCGTGAGCGGCAGGGTCACTTTCGCAAACGTTTGCCAAGGTTTGGCGCCTAAATCGCTGGCCGCTTCTAGCAGATTCTGGTCTAGTTTCTCGATAGATGCGTACAGCGGTAAAACCATGAACGGAAAGAGGGTGTACGCCAGCCCGACCATAACTGCCCCAGTGTTGTACAGCATCTCAAACGGTTCAGAAATGACGCCGAGCTGTAAAAGGACGGTGTTGATGACGCCTTCTGTCCTCAACAGCACAATCCACGCATACGTTCGGATCAAAGAGTTGGTCCAGAACGGAACGACGATGAGCATGAGCAGGATGTTGCGGTATTTCCGCGGAGCCCTTGCGACGATGTAGGCGAACGGGTAGCCAAATACGAGGCAGATGACAGTCGTCAAGGCAGCAATCAAAATCGACTCCCACAAAATGTTTAAATAGAGGGGGTCAAAAAAGCGAACGTAATTTTCAAGAGTAAAAGAGTACTCAACGCCACCGTAGAGGCCTCGCACAGCAAAACTCATCATGAAAATGAAAATTAAAGGAAAGACGAAAAATAAGATCATCCAGAAGGTGACAGGAGATATCGTCCAGCTCAGTCCGATTAAATTTCTGAAGCGTTGTGAATGAAGTCGTTTCGAAACGGCTGTTTGACTGAGGTTTGATTTGCTGCTCATGATTTGACCACCACAGCTTTTTTCGGCTCCCAGCTGACGAAAACGTCGCTGTTTGGCTGGTAGACGTGTTTCTCGTCAGGGACTGAACTGACCGTGATGTGTTGCTGCCACGGCAGTGAAACCGTCGTTTTGATCACGGACCCGACGTATATGTGTTCCACAACTTTTCCGGGGATCTTGATCGCCTGCTCGGACACGTCGTCTACAATTTTCAGTTGTTCTGGCCGAATGGCAACAGTCGCTGACCCGTTCATTTTCAACAGTTCTGACTGTGGAACGGGGATTTTATGACCAGAAAGTTCTATATAGGCGTAACCGTTCTCAAAACCGACGACTGTTCCTTCGAAAATGTTGGTCTCCCCGATAAAATCTGCGACGAAGCGAGAAGCGGGCCGCTCGTAAATTTCATCGGGCGTTCCGACTTGTTCAATCACCCCGTGATTCATCACCGCGATTCGGTCAGACATGGTCAGGGCCTCTTCCTGATCATGAGTGACGTAAACAAACGTAATCCCCAGTTTTTGCTGCAGATGTTTTAATTCAACTTGCATTTGTTTCCGCAGCTTAAGGTCGAGGGCGCCGAGGGGCTCGTCCAACAGCAGGACTTTCGGACTGTTGACAATCGCTCTGGCAATGGCGACGCGTTGTTTTTGGCCGCCGCTTAACTGGTCCGGCTTGCGGGTTGAGAAATCTTCCAACTGGACGAGTTTTAGCGCTTCACTTACACGGGGTTCAATTTCGCTTTTCTTCAATTTTTTCATTTTCAAACCGAACGCGACGTTTTCGTAGACGCTCATGTGGGGGAAGAGGGCATAACTTTGAAAGACAGTGTTGACGTCCCGCTTGTGGGGCGGGATTCCGTGTACGACTTGGCCGTCTATCGAAATCTCGCCTTCAGTCGGCTGTTCGAAGCCGGCAATCATGCGCAATGTGGTCGTTTTCCCGCATCCAGAGGGACCGAGGAGCGTGAGGAACTCCCCTTTGTTAATGTGCATGGTGACGTTGTTCACGACGACGTTGTCAGAAAAACTTTTGACCACGTTGTGTAACTGGACCATGTGTTGCTTCAAACATCTCCACCCCTTTTTGTCTTTCGGAGTCCAAACGAGACAGCCGCAAGTTTTTGGTTGTGAACTGGAGGAGGGAAAGGCGCATTTTCGTATCATTAATGTAAATGATAGCGCTAACAATTGCACTAGCCAAATTGTTAAAAATCGTTGTACAATAATAGACATACTG includes the following:
- a CDS encoding ABC transporter permease — translated: MILFFVFPLIFIFMMSFAVRGLYGGVEYSFTLENYVRFFDPLYLNILWESILIAALTTVICLVFGYPFAYIVARAPRKYRNILLMLIVVPFWTNSLIRTYAWIVLLRTEGVINTVLLQLGVISEPFEMLYNTGAVMVGLAYTLFPFMVLPLYASIEKLDQNLLEAASDLGAKPWQTFAKVTLPLTMPGVVAGCLLVFIPTLGLFFIPDLMGGSKTMLIGNLIRNQFLTARDWPFGSAASVILMILTLIFVLIYLRSGGDKKGMEVL
- the potC gene encoding spermidine/putrescine ABC transporter permease PotC, whose protein sequence is MKRRLNRWPSILYAGFIYAFLYIPIVILIAFSFNQSRLNAVWTGFTFDWYGALLQNTDVLDATKVSLTVAFISTIASTMIGTLAAVGMYRYHFRGKTALDGMLYLPIVIPEIVMGISLLAFFATVEIPLGITTLVIAHITFSVPFVVVVVRARLEGFDRSIEEAAMDLGANEWQTFVRVTLPIIAPGIVAGALLAFTLSIDDVIISFFVAGPSSTTLPLKIFSMVKFGVTPEINALSTIMLIVTLTIVIIAERIRMKKENVS
- a CDS encoding ABC transporter ATP-binding protein, which translates into the protein MKQHMVQLHNVVKSFSDNVVVNNVTMHINKGEFLTLLGPSGCGKTTTLRMIAGFEQPTEGEISIDGQVVHGIPPHKRDVNTVFQSYALFPHMSVYENVAFGLKMKKLKKSEIEPRVSEALKLVQLEDFSTRKPDQLSGGQKQRVAIARAIVNSPKVLLLDEPLGALDLKLRKQMQVELKHLQQKLGITFVYVTHDQEEALTMSDRIAVMNHGVIEQVGTPDEIYERPASRFVADFIGETNIFEGTVVGFENGYAYIELSGHKIPVPQSELLKMNGSATVAIRPEQLKIVDDVSEQAIKIPGKVVEHIYVGSVIKTTVSLPWQQHITVSSVPDEKHVYQPNSDVFVSWEPKKAVVVKS